Proteins found in one Panthera tigris isolate Pti1 chromosome B3, P.tigris_Pti1_mat1.1, whole genome shotgun sequence genomic segment:
- the LOC102952354 gene encoding ORM1-like protein 2, whose amino-acid sequence MNVWVAHSEVNPNTQVMNSQRIWLAYIILAGLLHVVLLSIFFFSTPVVWTLTNVIHNLAMYVFLHTMKETPFETPDQGKAQLLTHWEQMDYRIQFISSRKFLSISPIVLYLLASFYAKYDAVHFLINTASLLGVLLPKLSQSHGVCLFGIKNTEGWGWG is encoded by the coding sequence ATGAATGTATGGGTGGCACACAGCGAAGTAAACCCCAACACTCAAGTGATGAATAGCCAGCGCATCTGGCTGGCCTACATCATCTTGGCAGGACTGTTGCATGTGGTTCTACTCAGCATCTTCTTCTTCAGCACCCCTGTTGTCTGGACCCTGACCAACGTCATCCATAACCTGGCTATGTATGTCTTCTTACATACAATGAAAGAGACACCCTTTGAGACCCCTGACCAAGGAAAGGCTCAGCTACTGACACACTGGGAACAGATGGACTACAGGATCCAATTTATCTCTTCCCGCAAATTCCTCAGCATCTCTCCTATTGTACTCTACCTCCTGGCCAGCTTCTATGCCAAGTATGATGCTGTTCACTTCCTCATCAACACAGCCTCACTGCTTGGAGTATTGTTGCCTAAGTTATCCCAATCCCATGGGGTTTGTCTCTTTGGCATCAAAAATACTGAAGGATGGGGCTGGGGATGA